In Excalfactoria chinensis isolate bCotChi1 chromosome 20, bCotChi1.hap2, whole genome shotgun sequence, a genomic segment contains:
- the FHAD1 gene encoding forkhead-associated domain-containing protein 1 isoform X1, giving the protein MRAFLRSSEECFQLREQRTTIGRHEGSDIVLKVLPTDCCCQSAGAEEHHAALEFTGWESGFVLQDLNSPQGTFVNGCQVQNAAVHVGPGDILRFGAQGASFELMVDGVPQKPSYPLAQRCMAWAAEPQHGAHLTSLQSQHRSSSWVGPTTHPPLRKRPISAWTRSATMTTPMDVLNQLPAERPAWTTNSRSSGMGDPFLGIYSMDCSLQEKDEKLLSLEKEIGRLSAFEAESKQKDTVIRELQGELASMAKSMVAVRNDVELTQRLLTFEGEIRAKAEEIKALKEQISNLQKGSSEVFSHSLQERDLEIGNLRRESEKLKRDHALTTGLVTSLQREIAVKEQKIQQLKQEVEKTKKANREKDNQLAAVSAKCSRIKEEMKRELGEREMAAYQKRIEELECELKGLQEEVQKYHTEQKAIQTQLAEKAKVEEELKSTCKRKSLQLQEMGRREHLLKSDVDRAQGQLESFKSQVMRACSPQAAGKSGKALTMQQVVEKVQHIWEENQQSQAREKCLQEEISSRVSKEKEMTENVEVFKKSLRELQEFLRASFSSSSLKSELSKLEAMLVDPLVLDIHAAVVEITRVVLSWLEGAEQLLANTGMELPTSKKGLTACLKRLLEKYHEAERRNEMLQAQLEEVQELQDSLLQERLEELKAKHEQDLQIKINQIILEKEEEKAKILESTVLKEKEKHKQCLDEEKKRIQDLEIHLRSMAEIIEGKSKEQEVMDLKLQEAVHDLEEATTREMMLKQQVLMQDGQLKILQNESEALKQKMKEETAGYKEQIKQHSRTIVALEDRLLEAEQQQKALEEENDVLVERIKGLQEDACKPTTEASQEAKESHCCGLEELAAMQSMLQAKEAAIVGLTKQLSETRARMSDMRGELSEKQKAELEQSLHRVKSQESELGVLRGELSEMSDLVAKKDRELQAAAAELRKAQEDCKALKDASQRMAEELEMLSQAQTIPASPKESSGQELALDLANLGVRCRGLRHEETIQRQKEGLAELRERIKVLEKTQASAVVGRASELLMVQKAALPEKVTQKAGLKVEPALLPGAEFKCSKCLGQLPDGSSRGAMSMEVLEDSSHNESMYLDLICALGRLMNMKELEDMQPMEHLPQEERENVGQQRRRDLGLLYERISKLKDRLERKEERLQEYKTSMEQLRLNQESLQTCQEEMLRLEDEVYREAEEKALLREALERTRAELGQEKKLNRAARQRKSLSENGEKRKGKELPNRACSSKERGGKPGAQQPSLLVKVKSKQRVVGDLKAMGST; this is encoded by the exons ATGAGAGCTTTCCTGAGGAGCTCGGAGGAGTGTTTTCAACTCAGAGAGCAAAGAACCACGATAGGGAGACACGAAGGGTCAGACATCGTCCTGAAG GTTTTGCCCACTGATTGCTGCTGTCAGTCTGCAGGGGCAGAGGAGCACCACGCAGCCCTCGAGTTCACCGGGTGGGAGAGTGGATTCGTCCTGCAGGACCTCAATTCCCCCCAGGGCACCTTTGTGAATGGCTGCCAGGTGCAGAATGCGGCCGTGCATGTGGGGCCGGGAGACATCCTGCGCTTCGGGGCTCAGGGAGCATCCTTTGAGTTGATGGTGGATGGAGTCCCCCAG AAACCCTCCTACCCATTGGCACAACGTTGTATGGcatgggctgcagagccccagcatGGTGCCCACCTCACCTCACTGCAGTCCCAGCATCGCTCCAGCAGCTGGGTTGGCCCCACAACCCATCCGCCACTCCGCAAGCGCCCCATAAGTGCATGGACCCGGAGTGCAACCATGACCACCCCAATGGATGTGCTCAACCAGCTGCCCGCAGAGAGGCCAG ccTGGACCACCAACTCAAGAAGCAGTGGGATGGGAGACCCTTTCCTGGGGATTTATAGCATGGATTGCTCCCTACAGGAAAAG GATGAAAAGCTGCTGAGCCTGGAAAAGGAAATCGGCCGTCTCTCTGCTTTTGAAGCAGAATCAAAGCAGAAGGATACGGTGATAAGGGAGCTTCAGGGGGAACTGGCATCGATGGCCAAGAGCATGGTTGCTGTGAGAAATGACGTGGAGCTGACCCAGAGGCTTCTAACCTTTGAGGGAGAAATCAGGGCCAAAGCAGAAGAGATCAAAGCCTTAAAGGAGCAG ATCAGCAACCTGCAGAAGGGCTCGAGTGAAGTTTTTAGCCATTCCCTTCAGGAGAGAGACCTGGAAATAGGAAACCTGAGAAGAGAAAGTGAGAAACTAAAGAGGGATCACGCTTTGACCACAG GCCTCGTGACCAGCCTGCAAAGGGAGATTGCtgtgaaagagcagaaaattcAGCAGCTCAAGCAGGaggtggaaaaaacaaagaaggcaaacagagaaaaggacAACCAGCTGGCAGCCGTGTCTGCCAAG tgCTCTAGAATTAAAGAGGAAATGAAGCGTGAACTTGGAGAGAGGGAAATGGCTGCGTACCAGAAA CGCATCGAAGAGCTGGAATGTGAGCTGAAGGGACTGCAGGAAGAGGTTCAGAAGTACCACACTGAGCAGAAAGCCATCCAAACACAGCTGGCAGAAAAAGCCAAG GTTGAAGAGGAGCTGAAAAGCACCTGCAAAAGGAAATCCCTGCAGCTTCAGGAGATGGGGCGCAGGGAGCACCTGCTGAAGTCTGATGTGGATCGGGCCCAAGGGCAG CTGGAGTCTTTCAAAAGCCAAGTGATGCGAGCATGCAGCCCACAAGCAGCAGGAAAGTCAGGAAAGGCCCTCACAATGCAGCAG GTAGTTGAGAAGGTTCAGCATATCTGGGAGGAAAACCAACAGAGTCAGGCACGAGAGAAGTGCCTCCAGGAGGAAATAAGTTCTAGGGtctcaaaggaaaaggagatgaCTGAAAatgtggaggtgttcaaaaaatCACTGCGTGAGCTCCAG GAATTTCTGAGGGCctcattcagcagcagcagcctgaagaGTGAGCTCAGCAAGCTGGAGGCCATGCTTGTGGACCCATTGGTGTTGGACATACATGCAGCAGTGGTGGAAATCACACGTGTGGTCCTGTCCTGGCTGGAGGGAGCAGAACAGCTGCTGGCAAACACAGGGATGGAGCTGCCCACCTCCAAAAAAG gaTTGACAGCTTGTCTCAAGAGACTGTTGGAAAAGTATCACGAAGCTGAACGAAGGAATGAAATGTTACAG GCCCAATTAGAGGAGGTCCAGGAGTTGCAGGATTCTCTACTGCAGGAGCGCCTGGAagagctgaaagcaaaacacGAGCAAGACCTACAGATAAAAATCAATCAGATTATAttggaaaaggaggaggagaaggcaaAG ATTCTGGAGAGCACTGttctgaaggagaaagagaagcacaAGCAATGCttagatgaagaaaagaagaggatCCAGGACTTGGAGATCCACCTGAGAAGTATGGCTGAG ATAATTGAAGGGAAGTCCAAAGAGCAGGAAGTGATGGATCTCAAACTGCAAGAAGCTGTGCATGACCTAGAGGAAGCCACGACCCGAGAG ATGATGCTAAAGCAGCAGGTACTCATGCAAGACGGGCAGCTCAAGATCCTCCAGAATGAGAGCgaggcactgaaacagaaaatgaaggaagaaacagCAGGATATAAAGAGCAAATTAAGCAACACTCTCGGACAATTGTTGCTTTAGAAGACAGATTGCTGGAAGCCgagcagcagcaaaaggcaCTAGAGGAGGAAAATGATGTGCTTGTGGAAAGAATAAAAG GTCTTCAGGAGGATGCCTGCAAACCAACAACAGAAGCTTCCCAGGAAGCCAAAGAGTCTCATTGCTGTGGTCT AGAAGAGCTGGCTGCCATGCAGAGCATGCTCCAGGCCAAAGAGGCTGCCATTGTGGGATTAACGAAGCAGCTCTCAGAAACCAGGGCCAGGATGTCAGACATGAGAG GAGAGCTCAGCgagaagcagaaggcagaacTGGAGCAGAGCCTGCACCGTGTGAAAAGCCAGGAGTCTGAGCTGGGTGTGCTCAGGGGGGAGCTGTCAGAGATGTCAGACCTGGTGGCAAAGAAGGATCGagagctgcaagcagcagctgcagagttaAG GAAAGCACAAGAAGACTGCAAAGCACTCAAGGATGCATCACAACGAATGGCAGAAGAGCTGGAGATGCTTTCGCAGGCACAGACTATTCCTGCCTCACCAAAGGAATCTTCTGGGCAG GAGCTGGCATTGGATCTGGCCAACCTGGGTGTGAGATGCAGAGGGCTCAGGCATGAGGAGACGATCCAACGGCAAAAAGAAGGGTTGGCGGAGCTCCGGGAAAGGATCAAAGTGCTGGAGAAGACACAGGCCTCTG CTGTCGTGGGCAGGGCCAGCGAGCTGCTCATGGTACAGAAGGCAGCCCTACCAGAGAAGGTCACCCAGAAAGCAGGACTCAAGGTGGAACCAGCTCTACTGCCAGGTGCAGAATTCAAGTGTAGCAAG TGTCTGGGCCAACTTCCTGATGGGAGCTCACGTGGGGCCATGAGCATGGAAGTGTTGGAAGACTCCAGCCACAATGAGAGCATG TACCTTGACTTAATCTGTGCTCTGGGAAGGCTGATGAATATGAAGGAGCTGGAAGATATGCAGCCCATGGAGCATCTTCCccaggaagaaagggaaaatgtgggGCAGCAGAGACGGAGGGACCTGGGGCTGTTGTATGAGAGGATCAGCAAGCTGAAGGATCGcctggaaaggaaggaggagaggctCCAAGAGTACAAGACCAGCATGGAGCAGCTCAG GCTGAACCAAGAGTCCCTGCAAACGTGCCAGGAAGAGATGCTGAGACTGGAAGATGAAGTCTacagggaagcagaagagaaagctctgctgagagAGGCTCTGGAGAGGACgagggcagagctgggccagGAGAAGAAGCTGAACCGGGCAGCACGGCAGCGCAAG AGCCTCTCAGAGAatggggagaagagaaaagggaaggagctGCCCAACCGTGCCTGCTCTTCCAAAGAGCGAGGAGGGAAG CCCGGAGCCCAGCAGCCATCCCTCTTGGTGAAGGTGAAGTCAAAGCAGCGTGTGGTGGGAGATCTCAAGGCGATGGGCAGCACGTAG
- the FHAD1 gene encoding forkhead-associated domain-containing protein 1 isoform X2, producing the protein MRAFLRSSEECFQLREQRTTIGRHEGSDIVLKSAGAEEHHAALEFTGWESGFVLQDLNSPQGTFVNGCQVQNAAVHVGPGDILRFGAQGASFELMVDGVPQKPSYPLAQRCMAWAAEPQHGAHLTSLQSQHRSSSWVGPTTHPPLRKRPISAWTRSATMTTPMDVLNQLPAERPAWTTNSRSSGMGDPFLGIYSMDCSLQEKDEKLLSLEKEIGRLSAFEAESKQKDTVIRELQGELASMAKSMVAVRNDVELTQRLLTFEGEIRAKAEEIKALKEQISNLQKGSSEVFSHSLQERDLEIGNLRRESEKLKRDHALTTGLVTSLQREIAVKEQKIQQLKQEVEKTKKANREKDNQLAAVSAKCSRIKEEMKRELGEREMAAYQKRIEELECELKGLQEEVQKYHTEQKAIQTQLAEKAKVEEELKSTCKRKSLQLQEMGRREHLLKSDVDRAQGQLESFKSQVMRACSPQAAGKSGKALTMQQVVEKVQHIWEENQQSQAREKCLQEEISSRVSKEKEMTENVEVFKKSLRELQEFLRASFSSSSLKSELSKLEAMLVDPLVLDIHAAVVEITRVVLSWLEGAEQLLANTGMELPTSKKGLTACLKRLLEKYHEAERRNEMLQAQLEEVQELQDSLLQERLEELKAKHEQDLQIKINQIILEKEEEKAKILESTVLKEKEKHKQCLDEEKKRIQDLEIHLRSMAEIIEGKSKEQEVMDLKLQEAVHDLEEATTREMMLKQQVLMQDGQLKILQNESEALKQKMKEETAGYKEQIKQHSRTIVALEDRLLEAEQQQKALEEENDVLVERIKGLQEDACKPTTEASQEAKESHCCGLEELAAMQSMLQAKEAAIVGLTKQLSETRARMSDMRGELSEKQKAELEQSLHRVKSQESELGVLRGELSEMSDLVAKKDRELQAAAAELRKAQEDCKALKDASQRMAEELEMLSQAQTIPASPKESSGQELALDLANLGVRCRGLRHEETIQRQKEGLAELRERIKVLEKTQASAVVGRASELLMVQKAALPEKVTQKAGLKVEPALLPGAEFKCSKCLGQLPDGSSRGAMSMEVLEDSSHNESMYLDLICALGRLMNMKELEDMQPMEHLPQEERENVGQQRRRDLGLLYERISKLKDRLERKEERLQEYKTSMEQLRLNQESLQTCQEEMLRLEDEVYREAEEKALLREALERTRAELGQEKKLNRAARQRKSLSENGEKRKGKELPNRACSSKERGGKPGAQQPSLLVKVKSKQRVVGDLKAMGST; encoded by the exons ATGAGAGCTTTCCTGAGGAGCTCGGAGGAGTGTTTTCAACTCAGAGAGCAAAGAACCACGATAGGGAGACACGAAGGGTCAGACATCGTCCTGAAG TCTGCAGGGGCAGAGGAGCACCACGCAGCCCTCGAGTTCACCGGGTGGGAGAGTGGATTCGTCCTGCAGGACCTCAATTCCCCCCAGGGCACCTTTGTGAATGGCTGCCAGGTGCAGAATGCGGCCGTGCATGTGGGGCCGGGAGACATCCTGCGCTTCGGGGCTCAGGGAGCATCCTTTGAGTTGATGGTGGATGGAGTCCCCCAG AAACCCTCCTACCCATTGGCACAACGTTGTATGGcatgggctgcagagccccagcatGGTGCCCACCTCACCTCACTGCAGTCCCAGCATCGCTCCAGCAGCTGGGTTGGCCCCACAACCCATCCGCCACTCCGCAAGCGCCCCATAAGTGCATGGACCCGGAGTGCAACCATGACCACCCCAATGGATGTGCTCAACCAGCTGCCCGCAGAGAGGCCAG ccTGGACCACCAACTCAAGAAGCAGTGGGATGGGAGACCCTTTCCTGGGGATTTATAGCATGGATTGCTCCCTACAGGAAAAG GATGAAAAGCTGCTGAGCCTGGAAAAGGAAATCGGCCGTCTCTCTGCTTTTGAAGCAGAATCAAAGCAGAAGGATACGGTGATAAGGGAGCTTCAGGGGGAACTGGCATCGATGGCCAAGAGCATGGTTGCTGTGAGAAATGACGTGGAGCTGACCCAGAGGCTTCTAACCTTTGAGGGAGAAATCAGGGCCAAAGCAGAAGAGATCAAAGCCTTAAAGGAGCAG ATCAGCAACCTGCAGAAGGGCTCGAGTGAAGTTTTTAGCCATTCCCTTCAGGAGAGAGACCTGGAAATAGGAAACCTGAGAAGAGAAAGTGAGAAACTAAAGAGGGATCACGCTTTGACCACAG GCCTCGTGACCAGCCTGCAAAGGGAGATTGCtgtgaaagagcagaaaattcAGCAGCTCAAGCAGGaggtggaaaaaacaaagaaggcaaacagagaaaaggacAACCAGCTGGCAGCCGTGTCTGCCAAG tgCTCTAGAATTAAAGAGGAAATGAAGCGTGAACTTGGAGAGAGGGAAATGGCTGCGTACCAGAAA CGCATCGAAGAGCTGGAATGTGAGCTGAAGGGACTGCAGGAAGAGGTTCAGAAGTACCACACTGAGCAGAAAGCCATCCAAACACAGCTGGCAGAAAAAGCCAAG GTTGAAGAGGAGCTGAAAAGCACCTGCAAAAGGAAATCCCTGCAGCTTCAGGAGATGGGGCGCAGGGAGCACCTGCTGAAGTCTGATGTGGATCGGGCCCAAGGGCAG CTGGAGTCTTTCAAAAGCCAAGTGATGCGAGCATGCAGCCCACAAGCAGCAGGAAAGTCAGGAAAGGCCCTCACAATGCAGCAG GTAGTTGAGAAGGTTCAGCATATCTGGGAGGAAAACCAACAGAGTCAGGCACGAGAGAAGTGCCTCCAGGAGGAAATAAGTTCTAGGGtctcaaaggaaaaggagatgaCTGAAAatgtggaggtgttcaaaaaatCACTGCGTGAGCTCCAG GAATTTCTGAGGGCctcattcagcagcagcagcctgaagaGTGAGCTCAGCAAGCTGGAGGCCATGCTTGTGGACCCATTGGTGTTGGACATACATGCAGCAGTGGTGGAAATCACACGTGTGGTCCTGTCCTGGCTGGAGGGAGCAGAACAGCTGCTGGCAAACACAGGGATGGAGCTGCCCACCTCCAAAAAAG gaTTGACAGCTTGTCTCAAGAGACTGTTGGAAAAGTATCACGAAGCTGAACGAAGGAATGAAATGTTACAG GCCCAATTAGAGGAGGTCCAGGAGTTGCAGGATTCTCTACTGCAGGAGCGCCTGGAagagctgaaagcaaaacacGAGCAAGACCTACAGATAAAAATCAATCAGATTATAttggaaaaggaggaggagaaggcaaAG ATTCTGGAGAGCACTGttctgaaggagaaagagaagcacaAGCAATGCttagatgaagaaaagaagaggatCCAGGACTTGGAGATCCACCTGAGAAGTATGGCTGAG ATAATTGAAGGGAAGTCCAAAGAGCAGGAAGTGATGGATCTCAAACTGCAAGAAGCTGTGCATGACCTAGAGGAAGCCACGACCCGAGAG ATGATGCTAAAGCAGCAGGTACTCATGCAAGACGGGCAGCTCAAGATCCTCCAGAATGAGAGCgaggcactgaaacagaaaatgaaggaagaaacagCAGGATATAAAGAGCAAATTAAGCAACACTCTCGGACAATTGTTGCTTTAGAAGACAGATTGCTGGAAGCCgagcagcagcaaaaggcaCTAGAGGAGGAAAATGATGTGCTTGTGGAAAGAATAAAAG GTCTTCAGGAGGATGCCTGCAAACCAACAACAGAAGCTTCCCAGGAAGCCAAAGAGTCTCATTGCTGTGGTCT AGAAGAGCTGGCTGCCATGCAGAGCATGCTCCAGGCCAAAGAGGCTGCCATTGTGGGATTAACGAAGCAGCTCTCAGAAACCAGGGCCAGGATGTCAGACATGAGAG GAGAGCTCAGCgagaagcagaaggcagaacTGGAGCAGAGCCTGCACCGTGTGAAAAGCCAGGAGTCTGAGCTGGGTGTGCTCAGGGGGGAGCTGTCAGAGATGTCAGACCTGGTGGCAAAGAAGGATCGagagctgcaagcagcagctgcagagttaAG GAAAGCACAAGAAGACTGCAAAGCACTCAAGGATGCATCACAACGAATGGCAGAAGAGCTGGAGATGCTTTCGCAGGCACAGACTATTCCTGCCTCACCAAAGGAATCTTCTGGGCAG GAGCTGGCATTGGATCTGGCCAACCTGGGTGTGAGATGCAGAGGGCTCAGGCATGAGGAGACGATCCAACGGCAAAAAGAAGGGTTGGCGGAGCTCCGGGAAAGGATCAAAGTGCTGGAGAAGACACAGGCCTCTG CTGTCGTGGGCAGGGCCAGCGAGCTGCTCATGGTACAGAAGGCAGCCCTACCAGAGAAGGTCACCCAGAAAGCAGGACTCAAGGTGGAACCAGCTCTACTGCCAGGTGCAGAATTCAAGTGTAGCAAG TGTCTGGGCCAACTTCCTGATGGGAGCTCACGTGGGGCCATGAGCATGGAAGTGTTGGAAGACTCCAGCCACAATGAGAGCATG TACCTTGACTTAATCTGTGCTCTGGGAAGGCTGATGAATATGAAGGAGCTGGAAGATATGCAGCCCATGGAGCATCTTCCccaggaagaaagggaaaatgtgggGCAGCAGAGACGGAGGGACCTGGGGCTGTTGTATGAGAGGATCAGCAAGCTGAAGGATCGcctggaaaggaaggaggagaggctCCAAGAGTACAAGACCAGCATGGAGCAGCTCAG GCTGAACCAAGAGTCCCTGCAAACGTGCCAGGAAGAGATGCTGAGACTGGAAGATGAAGTCTacagggaagcagaagagaaagctctgctgagagAGGCTCTGGAGAGGACgagggcagagctgggccagGAGAAGAAGCTGAACCGGGCAGCACGGCAGCGCAAG AGCCTCTCAGAGAatggggagaagagaaaagggaaggagctGCCCAACCGTGCCTGCTCTTCCAAAGAGCGAGGAGGGAAG CCCGGAGCCCAGCAGCCATCCCTCTTGGTGAAGGTGAAGTCAAAGCAGCGTGTGGTGGGAGATCTCAAGGCGATGGGCAGCACGTAG
- the FHAD1 gene encoding forkhead-associated domain-containing protein 1 isoform X3: MGDPFLGIYSMDCSLQEKDEKLLSLEKEIGRLSAFEAESKQKDTVIRELQGELASMAKSMVAVRNDVELTQRLLTFEGEIRAKAEEIKALKEQISNLQKGSSEVFSHSLQERDLEIGNLRRESEKLKRDHALTTGLVTSLQREIAVKEQKIQQLKQEVEKTKKANREKDNQLAAVSAKCSRIKEEMKRELGEREMAAYQKRIEELECELKGLQEEVQKYHTEQKAIQTQLAEKAKVEEELKSTCKRKSLQLQEMGRREHLLKSDVDRAQGQLESFKSQVMRACSPQAAGKSGKALTMQQVVEKVQHIWEENQQSQAREKCLQEEISSRVSKEKEMTENVEVFKKSLRELQEFLRASFSSSSLKSELSKLEAMLVDPLVLDIHAAVVEITRVVLSWLEGAEQLLANTGMELPTSKKGLTACLKRLLEKYHEAERRNEMLQAQLEEVQELQDSLLQERLEELKAKHEQDLQIKINQIILEKEEEKAKILESTVLKEKEKHKQCLDEEKKRIQDLEIHLRSMAEIIEGKSKEQEVMDLKLQEAVHDLEEATTREMMLKQQVLMQDGQLKILQNESEALKQKMKEETAGYKEQIKQHSRTIVALEDRLLEAEQQQKALEEENDVLVERIKGLQEDACKPTTEASQEAKESHCCGLEELAAMQSMLQAKEAAIVGLTKQLSETRARMSDMRGELSEKQKAELEQSLHRVKSQESELGVLRGELSEMSDLVAKKDRELQAAAAELRKAQEDCKALKDASQRMAEELEMLSQAQTIPASPKESSGQELALDLANLGVRCRGLRHEETIQRQKEGLAELRERIKVLEKTQASAVVGRASELLMVQKAALPEKVTQKAGLKVEPALLPGAEFKCSKCLGQLPDGSSRGAMSMEVLEDSSHNESMYLDLICALGRLMNMKELEDMQPMEHLPQEERENVGQQRRRDLGLLYERISKLKDRLERKEERLQEYKTSMEQLRLNQESLQTCQEEMLRLEDEVYREAEEKALLREALERTRAELGQEKKLNRAARQRKSLSENGEKRKGKELPNRACSSKERGGKPGAQQPSLLVKVKSKQRVVGDLKAMGST; encoded by the exons ATGGGAGACCCTTTCCTGGGGATTTATAGCATGGATTGCTCCCTACAGGAAAAG GATGAAAAGCTGCTGAGCCTGGAAAAGGAAATCGGCCGTCTCTCTGCTTTTGAAGCAGAATCAAAGCAGAAGGATACGGTGATAAGGGAGCTTCAGGGGGAACTGGCATCGATGGCCAAGAGCATGGTTGCTGTGAGAAATGACGTGGAGCTGACCCAGAGGCTTCTAACCTTTGAGGGAGAAATCAGGGCCAAAGCAGAAGAGATCAAAGCCTTAAAGGAGCAG ATCAGCAACCTGCAGAAGGGCTCGAGTGAAGTTTTTAGCCATTCCCTTCAGGAGAGAGACCTGGAAATAGGAAACCTGAGAAGAGAAAGTGAGAAACTAAAGAGGGATCACGCTTTGACCACAG GCCTCGTGACCAGCCTGCAAAGGGAGATTGCtgtgaaagagcagaaaattcAGCAGCTCAAGCAGGaggtggaaaaaacaaagaaggcaaacagagaaaaggacAACCAGCTGGCAGCCGTGTCTGCCAAG tgCTCTAGAATTAAAGAGGAAATGAAGCGTGAACTTGGAGAGAGGGAAATGGCTGCGTACCAGAAA CGCATCGAAGAGCTGGAATGTGAGCTGAAGGGACTGCAGGAAGAGGTTCAGAAGTACCACACTGAGCAGAAAGCCATCCAAACACAGCTGGCAGAAAAAGCCAAG GTTGAAGAGGAGCTGAAAAGCACCTGCAAAAGGAAATCCCTGCAGCTTCAGGAGATGGGGCGCAGGGAGCACCTGCTGAAGTCTGATGTGGATCGGGCCCAAGGGCAG CTGGAGTCTTTCAAAAGCCAAGTGATGCGAGCATGCAGCCCACAAGCAGCAGGAAAGTCAGGAAAGGCCCTCACAATGCAGCAG GTAGTTGAGAAGGTTCAGCATATCTGGGAGGAAAACCAACAGAGTCAGGCACGAGAGAAGTGCCTCCAGGAGGAAATAAGTTCTAGGGtctcaaaggaaaaggagatgaCTGAAAatgtggaggtgttcaaaaaatCACTGCGTGAGCTCCAG GAATTTCTGAGGGCctcattcagcagcagcagcctgaagaGTGAGCTCAGCAAGCTGGAGGCCATGCTTGTGGACCCATTGGTGTTGGACATACATGCAGCAGTGGTGGAAATCACACGTGTGGTCCTGTCCTGGCTGGAGGGAGCAGAACAGCTGCTGGCAAACACAGGGATGGAGCTGCCCACCTCCAAAAAAG gaTTGACAGCTTGTCTCAAGAGACTGTTGGAAAAGTATCACGAAGCTGAACGAAGGAATGAAATGTTACAG GCCCAATTAGAGGAGGTCCAGGAGTTGCAGGATTCTCTACTGCAGGAGCGCCTGGAagagctgaaagcaaaacacGAGCAAGACCTACAGATAAAAATCAATCAGATTATAttggaaaaggaggaggagaaggcaaAG ATTCTGGAGAGCACTGttctgaaggagaaagagaagcacaAGCAATGCttagatgaagaaaagaagaggatCCAGGACTTGGAGATCCACCTGAGAAGTATGGCTGAG ATAATTGAAGGGAAGTCCAAAGAGCAGGAAGTGATGGATCTCAAACTGCAAGAAGCTGTGCATGACCTAGAGGAAGCCACGACCCGAGAG ATGATGCTAAAGCAGCAGGTACTCATGCAAGACGGGCAGCTCAAGATCCTCCAGAATGAGAGCgaggcactgaaacagaaaatgaaggaagaaacagCAGGATATAAAGAGCAAATTAAGCAACACTCTCGGACAATTGTTGCTTTAGAAGACAGATTGCTGGAAGCCgagcagcagcaaaaggcaCTAGAGGAGGAAAATGATGTGCTTGTGGAAAGAATAAAAG GTCTTCAGGAGGATGCCTGCAAACCAACAACAGAAGCTTCCCAGGAAGCCAAAGAGTCTCATTGCTGTGGTCT AGAAGAGCTGGCTGCCATGCAGAGCATGCTCCAGGCCAAAGAGGCTGCCATTGTGGGATTAACGAAGCAGCTCTCAGAAACCAGGGCCAGGATGTCAGACATGAGAG GAGAGCTCAGCgagaagcagaaggcagaacTGGAGCAGAGCCTGCACCGTGTGAAAAGCCAGGAGTCTGAGCTGGGTGTGCTCAGGGGGGAGCTGTCAGAGATGTCAGACCTGGTGGCAAAGAAGGATCGagagctgcaagcagcagctgcagagttaAG GAAAGCACAAGAAGACTGCAAAGCACTCAAGGATGCATCACAACGAATGGCAGAAGAGCTGGAGATGCTTTCGCAGGCACAGACTATTCCTGCCTCACCAAAGGAATCTTCTGGGCAG GAGCTGGCATTGGATCTGGCCAACCTGGGTGTGAGATGCAGAGGGCTCAGGCATGAGGAGACGATCCAACGGCAAAAAGAAGGGTTGGCGGAGCTCCGGGAAAGGATCAAAGTGCTGGAGAAGACACAGGCCTCTG CTGTCGTGGGCAGGGCCAGCGAGCTGCTCATGGTACAGAAGGCAGCCCTACCAGAGAAGGTCACCCAGAAAGCAGGACTCAAGGTGGAACCAGCTCTACTGCCAGGTGCAGAATTCAAGTGTAGCAAG TGTCTGGGCCAACTTCCTGATGGGAGCTCACGTGGGGCCATGAGCATGGAAGTGTTGGAAGACTCCAGCCACAATGAGAGCATG TACCTTGACTTAATCTGTGCTCTGGGAAGGCTGATGAATATGAAGGAGCTGGAAGATATGCAGCCCATGGAGCATCTTCCccaggaagaaagggaaaatgtgggGCAGCAGAGACGGAGGGACCTGGGGCTGTTGTATGAGAGGATCAGCAAGCTGAAGGATCGcctggaaaggaaggaggagaggctCCAAGAGTACAAGACCAGCATGGAGCAGCTCAG GCTGAACCAAGAGTCCCTGCAAACGTGCCAGGAAGAGATGCTGAGACTGGAAGATGAAGTCTacagggaagcagaagagaaagctctgctgagagAGGCTCTGGAGAGGACgagggcagagctgggccagGAGAAGAAGCTGAACCGGGCAGCACGGCAGCGCAAG AGCCTCTCAGAGAatggggagaagagaaaagggaaggagctGCCCAACCGTGCCTGCTCTTCCAAAGAGCGAGGAGGGAAG CCCGGAGCCCAGCAGCCATCCCTCTTGGTGAAGGTGAAGTCAAAGCAGCGTGTGGTGGGAGATCTCAAGGCGATGGGCAGCACGTAG